The DNA segment ctcacctttctttccattgccaaaggagacattacctccttttaagtcctcaagtgaaaggaactggtccttgttcccagtcatatgttttgagaaGCCACTATCCATATACTATATTTGGCTCTTCcctttcacttggacctgcaaaaagaaatcaggggttagtattaggaacccaaactagtttgggtccctttctataggcaaaaggatgAATTAGATTCCTTCTTGCCACCCAGgcaacttgtttttctcttgaacaaagactttgttcttttgactggccttttcttttgcattacattcattttgtACTGGTCAgccttgccacagtgtgtgcagattttattttcaggaagagtgaggtacttgcttctAGAGTCCCATTTTGGAGCTTGAGTcacatagccaagtcctcttttgtcACTACTGTGATGCTCTTGCAGCCAagagagtgcatcagaagccttgttccacttgcaagttctgtctagttcatgtttcacCTTTCCTAGATCTTCCTTCAGGACTTTGATGAGTTCATCTTTATTATACgattcatctttcatttttcccaagttttcttctagagtgagatatgtgtgatcaaatttcttctttcctgttcctagtttcagttttaagttttcagacctaagttctaggacactgttatcaagttcaagaacttggttcttcaactcagcatttttgttatcactctcattagccctacaCTCTAGACTTTTGCATTttgcttttaggatcacacattccctagacagaacttctttctcattgttaattatctcagactcatcaatgaagtctagtagTAGCTCAGCCAacttttctttagacaaaaatttaattttatttttgagatgaaggatacttacctcttgttcatcatctgattctccgatggccatcAGTGCTTGCTCTTCTTCAGCTTCATCTTCCTAATCTTCATCTGAAGTTTCTCCctaagcagcaaccatagccttggttgaacctttgttcctttttggttgaacctattccttcttcctattccttcgttcagccctttctttcttccactaaatttcccattgagggcagtttttgatcatgtgatcagtctttcCACACTTGTAgtagcaaccctcattggtctgtttctTAGGAGCTCTTgacttgttgaaggttgtacctcttgaagaacttTTTCCTCTCATCGGGTACTTTTTGAATTCTCTAGTGATCATAGCCATCTCATCATcttccagatctgaaccttcagcaattctgagagcTAGGCTTCTCTCCTTCTTGGGtgtatccatcttcatggtttgccttcttagTTCATAAGCAGTAagatttccaatcagttcatctAGTCTGAGAGTAGCAATATTCTTGGATTCCTTAATCAATTCATCTAACTGCTACTGTTGCGGAATTAaaagtacagaaaataaagaacacagagatttttacgtggaaaacacttggctcaaaaggtgaaaaaatcacaacctactactcagtaggattttcccaaacatccactaaaatcaccgagccaaaacaacatttacaaaactctttgtaaacctaaggattaactctaatccctgtgtagcacacaacctcaactgttgtgacaccttcaagttagcctataacttgaacacttaaagtacctattacaaatgcttctatgaaagctaaaaaggtacaactttaaaccacctactataattgaactagaataagaataaacacaacggaactggttcttctatctcgttcaagtagcttcaggtttgcacacttgaatttcATGcaaactgcttgcaaaaagcgtTGCTATTTTGCTCCCTATTCACATTTAACTTTTGCGTATGTGCaacacctgtaaaagagaacagccattgttatttaatgagttagtaatcagagtttgattgagacTTAATTGCTGATCTTCCATCGAAGTTGAGTCCTTGTTCAATACAAACTCCAACCCTATCATTTATCTGGATTATGTGATTGTGTCCTCTTcccataaggagactttctctccttatccaatatgcaaccttttcgatcagttcaggagatattgctgcttgattactgagacttatctccttcacgtgtatcTCACATGTCTAGGTTGATAAATACTATGCCTCACATGAtgaacctggtccatgactgagtttatttgtcattcttcaaaacttcatctgaacttgggccaacaagcctgcatactaggactcaacatggcggTCGACATGAAATTCAGGAGCTGTTGATAGTCGGTGATTcaaatttgcttgtgcaccaagtACAAGGAGAGTGAGCCACAgagaattccaagatattaccatatctgcaccatgtacaggaattgagaaagaggttaaCGAAGATAGAATTTCGGCACgtacccagaattcagaatgactttgccgatgcattggccaccttgtcatctatgatacagcatccagacaagaatttcattaatCCCATCCCGGTGAGGATTCATAATCAGCCGGCGTATTGTGcctatgttgaagaagaagcagatggaaaaccttggtttcatgacatcaaagagtatttggcaaaaggagaatatccggagcatgcaaaccacactcagaaacacacacttcagagattgtccaatcactttttCCACAGCGGGGGAAACTTgaatagaagaactcctgatttgggaatGCTAAGATGTGTCAATGCAAAAAAGGCTTCTAAACTACTCGAGGACGTACACGCTGGGACCTGCGGCCTGCATATGAATGGATTTGTCTcagctaagaagatacttagagCCGGTTACTTTTTGATGACTATGGGGACAGACTGCATCCAATATGTTCGCAAATGCTACCAGTGCCAAATGCATGCCAATATGATAAAAGTGCTaccaaatgaactcaatgcaacaagctcaccttggccatttgctgcttggggaatggatgtcattagcccgatcgagcccactgcttcaaatggacacaggtttattctggtagccattgactacttcacgaaatgggtagagactgcatcttacaaagctgtcacccaaaaagtcatcacaggctttgtcaaagatcgtatcaTTTGCCGGTTCGGAGTTCTCGAGTCCATCGTTACTGATGATGTTGCTaacctcaatagtgatttgataaaagccatgtgtgaaactttcaaaatcaagcacaagaattccacaacctagacctcaaatgaatggagccgtagaagccgccaacaaaaacatcaagaagatactaaggaagatggtagaaaaccacaaataatggcaagagaagctactttttgctttgttgggataccgcactacagttcgcatatcaaccggggcaactccctctatgttggtttatggtaccgaagctgtcatcccagccgaggtagggattccttctttaagaatcatatagaaagccgaactcagtgatgcagaatggataagaagTCACTATAAACAATTGGCCcatatcgatggaaagaggatgaacgcagtatgtcatggtcagctttatcataatagaatgtccagagctttcaacaaaaccgtcaaaccaagacaatttgcGCCAGAAtagctggtgctgaagaagatctttccacatcaagataaagCTAAatgaaaattctctcccaactgacaAGGTcccttacatggttcacagggtgctgacaggaggagcacaCTACAAGAAAAGACGTTTTTAGCGGCAATAATTATGTACTTTTGCGGCAATAATAATTGCCGCAAAAACCTTTACCGGTAATTAATTATTTGCCGTTATATCCAGCGTCGCTAAAGCCTTTAGCGGCAATTACATGAAGTGTTGGTAAAGGTCCAAACTATTGCCGCTAAAGGTCTAAATTATAACGGCAGTTATTTGGTGGCAATAACTATGGCCACTAATACTACCCTGAATCATcctttttatattattttattggcTTTTGATATGGCCGAAAATATCATTTTCTATTGCCGCTATAGCAAAGAGTGTTTAACAGCCATTGTATTGGCACTAAAACTATGCCCATATTCGAATTTTTCTTGCAATTAAATACGTCAAGGAACATTGTGCGTATTTATCATTTAATGTGATATCAACATGATCAATAAATTTTTTAGATATAATAATATTTGCACCTAAATAATAACATAAATTCCTAATAAAATATGCTCATGTTCATTCTAGAAAGCATAACATGTTTAATTAAAACAATTGTAACAAAACTACTAATCCATAATTTTAGTTtcaatatatagaaaaaaatatagaatttaaattCAAAAGCTATTGAAATTTTGAGATTACTAACTGATGTCATCAAATATTCATAATACGCAATAATAGTTAGTCTATAACATTTTTCTAACTCTTGATCATAATAAAGTCTTCCACATGTTAAATCTCTTAACATCATATCATATGATGACCTGAAATGATAAAATAAAGTGAGCAAAATGTCATTCATCAAAGATAAAACGAACATAGATAGTAGGCGAGAACACTGGAGTTTTAGTTTTACAATAAGCAAATGTATACCATTTAAAAACTCGTAATAATGTATTATATATCTTGCTTGTTTCCGGCCTTGCATCTGAAGCACAAAATTTTTTATCAAATGGATTAATATCAGGACAATGACACTTCAAAATCAAAGAACAGAGTGTCATTTGCTAAATAAGGAACCGAGCATGCGGCCACGACTAGTTTATCTCTTTAGAGAAGTGTTTAGTCCTACTAACAAATTTGAGACTTGGTATTGGTTAATTAAAGCTAAGGATTTAGCTGCAACTATTTTAGGGAGAACAGTTCGAATGAGGCAAATAGTTAAGTGTCATAAAATAAATAGAAGTAAAAATATTCCTCTATCATATCATAATTCATTCATCATGCAGTTTCGTTTTCTATGCTCAATAATGGGGTCCTGATCTACGTTTTAATACGTCTAGGACTACCTAATATGCGCTGCAAATAATATATTAGAATTTACTCCCTAAGTTAATTAGTCAGCCATACGTTTACATTTTCCGAGGGAAAATCAATACATACTTAAGTGATGACTTCAACAGATTTTATGGAGAAATGAAGATCATTCACCATAGCAAAATGAGTTTAGATTAAAATATATTATTATATAGATCTATGGATATCCAAACACCTGGTCTTATGAAATCTGAAAGACCACAATCTATAGCCTTTGATGGTAAATCCCCCTTTGGAGATTTAAAGAGAAAAACCCACAAAAAAAGAAAGATATGCAAAAAAAAGCAACATAAAATCCCAAGAACCAGCTAAAGCAAGTACATACCTTCTTGCAAGCCTCAGGTTTTGTATCACGATGCACCAACATGTAAATTACATTGAGCGTCATATTTTAGCAGCTAACATACAACTATTGCTGCATCTTTCTCGGTATAATGGTTGTCAGAAGAAATTATCAATAACATGTATAAGCATTCTTCTTAACCAGAAATAACCTATAATTAAAGCAGGTACTACATCCCATGAATGAACTAAACCTGGTTCATGCTACTTACTTGGCCAAAATGCGATTCAAGAATTCTCCACCCTCACATAACCTATAGAAAAATAAATTAGAAATCCATTAGCTTACCATTAAATAGCCTGATCAATTATAAAGAAAGGGGCTAGGACCAAACGGATCTCTTAATAAATAAACTTACTCCATTGTTGTTTGGATATTACTATCATACTCATTGGACCAATAGATCAAATTACAATCTGCTATCTATAAGATAAAAATGGAAAGATTATTGGTGAACTAGGGAACGTGACCGCGCTTCGCGCGATCGTTAAAATATGctataattttgtaattatattcCCACGTTGTATATTTAATATGGTGTAAATGAAAAACGAAGTTCATTAATTTTAACGTCGATAAATGGTATGTAAATAACATTTATTTGTAATAATGTAAACTCAAATTTTGTAAATGCAATTACATAATATTCGAATAAATAATCATTCTTTGCATGTTGTATCTGGTAATACTCCTTTATATAATTCGTTTCTAAGTTGTTTTTGTTCATACTTCAAATATTCTTTTCGCATTTGTGTGATTCTTGTATACATCTCATCCAAGGAAGCTTCAGGTTGTTTTTTCACATCTGTAACAAAAGACGAATTGTAGTGTTAATATAGCTAAGAAtagtaaattaattaaattatttaattatgcaTAAATAATTTACCTTGACAATTATTCAAGGAAGTTTGATGTCGTTGATCTATAATCTGTTTATCCattgtagaaatcctgcctaatGTAAGACAAATTTTATTGTGCAGTAATAAGCATATGTTGAATTATATTATTAATGTATATTTAATTTAGATCTCTATAAGAATGTATTATTTTATATGCTTAAATAGTTATGCTACTTTAGAGACAATATCTATTTGTGCAAAGGAATGTGATTTGTGTAGAACAATAAGAGAATAATGTATAGTTTATGATTAAACCTGATGCTTAAAAATTATTCCTCTTCATGAAGTTATGTTTTGTGTTATTTTGAATCTTCCTCTCATCTTCCTTGTATGTTGTCTTTTTTGTATTTATAGGGGTAAATTGAATGTCTGGAGATCTTGAAAAAAAATATGAGTATCAAAAATTTGAATGAGTATAGGAGAATTAGGAGGGATCTATTTTTTATTTGGAATTAACCGTTAGTGATTTGGTGGATTAATGATATAATGGGAAGGTAAAGAGAAAAATGAGTGAATAGGtgtataaaaagaaaaacaataaataaGAAAGATAACATACATTAAAGCGAAATCTTTTTTGTAATCTTACCAGTTAAAATTCATAATAACCGGACAATATTTATCAATCAATCGATTGTTTTTAAAACTTATTTAATGTTACAATTGTTGTTCTGTATTTGTATTATAGATAGAAGTAAAGTATTAGGACCAATATAAGAAAAGTTAATTTTGTAACTAAAAGTACCTCAGTGAAAACGCAAGCAGCTGACCACATATGAATTGCATTTGTGTATTATGTAGTCGTAAAGATGAATTCATGCGCCCTGTAATAGCACGCCAGATCAGATGTAGGATATATTGGGCTCCCCgggcacctatggcaagtaaaaaaaATCTGAGTAGATGCAAACACATAGAAAAAACATAGTATTCCATTATCGAGGTGGAGAATTCCATTTCACAAGGCTTAATATGGTATTCAAATGCTTATTATACCCTATAAAATAAACATATATAACTGCATCTTATATTCGTATTATGTTAATACAGGCATAAATAATcgtattttttttatgtttttgacattttttaatTAAACTGGGAGATTAGTAAAGGAGTAGGGCCTATAAAAGTAGTACTAAAAAATTAAACTCAAATGTATTATGTGACGTTGTTCTCTACTTTTGACTTCACTTATACCAAAATAGATGATTTTGTTTACTAAGGTTATAGTAAATGAATGTGCACTTTAAACCAAAGGGATACTGACATAAGATAATCAACAACATATTTCTAACCTACAAACCTCTTACACAGTTATGTCTTTCTATATTAATTAACAGTAAAAATAGCACCAATAGTAGAATATATTGCGTGGTAATCAGACTTGTGTATGCTTTCCACTATTGTGGAACAACCGTTAGATGTGAACACTGCACATCAAGTCACAAATAGTTAGGACTGAGGCAACAGAAATGACGGGTGAGTGATAAAGGAATTATTTCAGATAACCAAGGAAATGGAATAGTTATTAACACCTAAGCAGGGAGCATTACCAGCAAAACTTACCATTTCAATTGTGCAGTCAAATTTACTGTATAATCTATCTTTAACTTTTGATTTTAACCTCTTTTCCATTAGTAGCAGTTGgatcatcccaaaagaatataataAACAAAAAACAAATCAACAAATTGAGATGTGAAAAGATAGACAATGTCATTATTTTAACTAAACTACCATCAGTATGTTTTGCCTTAGTTGAGGAGAGTAAGGTCTGTTGTTGCTTCTTCTGCCTGGATTCTCTCCTCATCTCCATAGCTATTGGTATTTTTACTTCTTGTTTTCTCAAAAATTAGATTAGTGTAATGAACAAATTTAGAAGCAAATTAAGACAGAGTAGAAAGAGTGTGTAGTAAATTTTTGAGAGAATTGAAGTGTAGCTCATAGTATTATGCATAACAAATTGTTATAAGTAACATCAAAGAAGTAAGTAGAAATTCATTAGCTAAGAGTAAGAATCATATGTTTGGGTGTTCGAGCCTGTCCTTTCCTCAATCAATATAGCCAACCATCGCAAGGTGAGGCTGGTCCTGATGTTTCAGCTGCCAGAGAAGATGAGAAATtatcataattaattaattttttaaaaaaaactacaCAATTATGAACGTCTTTAATGGTAGAAAAAAATACCTCGTGTTTATTGCAACTGTAAGACATATATTTTGGAAAACTTCTTTGTCAACAATATTTTTAATGAACACAAGGTCTTCTATGTCGTTGCCAGCATTCAGTATGGTTAATCCTTGTCTTGTTGTTACTCTGGAGACAGCTACATATAATTGTTCATGGGTGAATACTTGTTTCGGAAGGTACAATCCAACATGGTTTAGGGATTGTCCTTGACTTTTATTGATTGTCATGGCAAAACATGGCGCTAAAGGAAGTTGTCGTCTCTTAAGCTTGAATGGCCACTTTGAATCATTAGGTGACATAATTATTCTTGGGATTGTGACTCTCGAGCCAATGTTTTTTTCCAGAAATAACGTTTGTGTTGACAGACCATTTACCGAGATGCATGACGATCAATCTTGTTCCATTGCATAGGCCTTCACTTTGGTTTAGGTTTCTGAGAAGCATAGCTGGGGTACCTACTTTTAAATGTACATCATGATTAGGGATGCCAGAGAACCGTAAGCTGTTCAAAAATTCAGTTGGGTACAACAGATCTTCATCATTAGTATTCACACTTGCTTTACACACATTGTCTGAGCTAAAATATGTTCTTCCTTCACCTGGtagtatttttataattgtatCATTCAACTCATGAACCATTTCATTTTTTGGCGTTAATATTGCTCTTTCTTTCAAATATGTTGGGTCATTGTACTTCTGCAAGAGGGATGGGTAAACTGCCTCGACAATTGATCCGATTGGATCGTTGGATGGTTTGATACATACATTAGGAGGTAATTTAATAAGCTCCTTATTAATATCATCGTAAAATGAGCCATCTCCAATTTGTTGCAACCATTTGTCGAAAGTCGATATTTTAGCAGCCTCAGAATCACTTACTCTTCCACTATAGAGACGCATATTTTGCTTCAACTCATAAATTGTGAAAAATGGCCACAAGTAAGAGGAGTTTAGTGACGCATCAACAATATCAGCTCGTGTACCCTTTGGAATTACTGGTAGTATTTGACGGAAATCATCATCAAATACAATTGTAAGGCCTCCAAAAGGTTTATCAGAGCTATTTTCATACCTCACTCGGAGGATTTCTCTCAAGGTTTTGTCTAAGGCTTCAAAACAAAATTTATTTACCATTGACGCTTCATCCCAAATGATCAAGGAAGTTTTCAAGAAAAGTTCAGCTAATTGACTGCCTTGTTTTATTTCACAAATTGACTCTGAGCTAACATCCAAAGGAATATGAAACCGTGAATGAGATGTCCTATCATTTGGTAATAACAAAGCAGCTATTCCAGATATAGCAACAGGGAGAACTATTCTTGATTGTAATCTTATCTTGGCTATTATTGTATTCCATAGAAATGTGTTCGCAGTACCACCATGTTCACTTATAAAAAATGAACGGCCTTCTTCCTTCTCAACTGAATTTATTATTGCTTCATACGCTGACTTTTGGCAAGCATTTAACAGAGCGAATGATTGGTCATGCACTATCTTTAGAGCATCTTTGTCATACTCTAGCTCCTCGTTGATAAGACGATTTCCGGCATTGTTTAGTAAAGCTGAATCTGTGAGTGGCATTCCATCTATGTCTTTCAAACTTTTTCCCATCTTCAATAGGATGCTTTCAATCTCAAATAATGTATATGCTTCAAGTTGTTTTTTTGTCAACTATAAATTTTTCAATCGAAATCTCTTTCTCTGTAATGATATTATATCTTCTGATAAAATCTCAAAGTTGGTATTCCAAATTTTTCTACAATCAGTTACCTGACAGTGAATAAGTATCGTCACAAAGAGATTTCTCAACTCGTTTCCTGTTGCCCAAAGTGCAGCCTCAGCCAAGCAATCATTCCACTCTTTATCATCTTCTAGTAATCCTAAAGCGTAGCATGCATCTTTATAATTGTCATGTGTTACTCCATTTATTCTTCTGATGCTTTCAAATGAAGTGCATCATTTGACAAAATTAAGCAGCATTCTCATGTAAAAACGTTCTCCACTTGCAGGATGTGCAAAGTAAATTCTACCAACTACGTTGCTATTTCTCCTTTTGGTCCAAGTTTTGTCTCTTGAATTCCAGACAAAATGTGTAGGAAAATCAGAATATGTGAGCTCTCGTGCCTCAGTGTATTTTTTGTTTGCCTCAAACCATTCTGTGAATTTTGTTACTTCAATGCCTGGTGTACTAAGAACACTTTCTGCTCGCCTTTCTTCTTCGAATATTATTGAATTTTGTCCCTCTAAATGAAATGGTAATCGCTCAACTGTTGGCTCTCTGTGGTGTATGCCAAATTTAAAGATCCTCCAGCAAGCTTCTGTAGCTGATATGTATCTGCAGTCTAGATATCTTTTAATCTCATCAATTTCTACACCGGTATCTGTATATTCTACAGTTTTTGTTGCTCTATCGGATCCTTTATTGACATATTTGAACAGGTACTTCACCGACCTTGAGTAATTGCATAGCTCAACATTTATATGTGCATCAAATTTGACAATCAAATTCCTATTGTAAGGTACGACACATCTGTTGTCTAATAAGACACCATTTTTCTTGACCTGAGTACCTGTGTTCCTTCTCTTATAAATTGGAAATCCATCTGCATCAAAATTTGTTCGATCGTTGAATTTTTTCGGAAAATGCTTGGTACACTTTCCCTGCTTCATACATGGGCAATGGCGATTGAGTTCTCCACAGGGTCCGTGCATCATGAAGTTCTTGACAGCATTATAACCGTCAGGATCAACCTCCAGATCAGGTATTTCTGCTGCTATTAATTTATCAATATGGTCTGTGGAGGGGCTCTTTAATGTGGGATGCAGGAAGAGCAGTATATGTGCGTGAGGCAGTCCTCTTTTCTGAAACTCAATTGTATATAGACCTACAGAATTAATGGTATATGGTGATAGTTAGGATGGAAGTAAATTAATAATCATACCATCATTTATTCAGAACATAAAGCTGACTTTCTTTTTAAAAATTCATCAAAGTGGTACTTTTAAATTCCTATTAATAGTTTATTACGAAGACTTATAATTCTGTTAACTAAATCAAACCTTAATTTTGTTTTTTGTTGTGAATCTATTGAGAATACATTTCTTCATACTTGATAAGGATAAAGCAAACAAATTAAAGATAAAAGTAAACAAACATATTATTAAGGTCAAAGATAGCcatatattattatatatatgCAAGGGAAGGTTTAATCATAGTGAAATGTCTAAAAACATAAATCCTTTAGGATAAAATAATATTTGTTTTCATGATACAGATTTAACTGCAAAAAAGACATATTACTAATACTCATTTCGTGCTAATTTATTGATAGATGAGTGATGCCTGCAATGAGTATGTAATGATGAGGAACTTACAGGCGATTATTTTCCCAAAGGGTTGCTGCTTTTTCAAATCTTGCATTAGCTGGAACAATTTTATTTGAAAAACTCTGCATATGATGTCAACTCGGCTATCATCCCCCTCTTGGTTACTTAAGTGGAGCATTTCATTTATTTCTGGCCACTTTGGGTTGCAAGTGAAAGTAAGGAAAAAATTCGGATATCCAGCCCACCTACAAATTGCCATGGCATCTTGATAATTTTGTGCTCTATATCGGGGTCCTCCAGTGTGTGATGAAGGCAGTATAATAGTTTTTCCTACCATTGAACAATCAGAATCACCTCAAAGAACAATATCCATTAATCCAGCGGAAAGATCAACTCTGAGTTTTTTTGATTATTTCGAATATAGCGGAATCTCTCTTCTTCTATTGCCATGCAACCGTCAACGATGTACTGTTGCAATAGTCTGCCTGCTAGTAGAAGAGTTTGTCCCTCATTAAgtctttgttgtatcctgaaacAATAGAATTATCTCATTGTTAATTTTTTCGCTTGGAATTTCTGTTGTT comes from the Nicotiana sylvestris chromosome 4, ASM39365v2, whole genome shotgun sequence genome and includes:
- the LOC104230189 gene encoding uncharacterized protein, with the translated sequence MSGQNYHHTGSLLPEIGKKPQFAQLYIYDTKNEISNRMSWLLQEDIDPKVVHELSQMLDEHNILVKTLRMVMDRYREHPESVFHLWLLSDRTRDGHQYNIPTASEVAGLIVGDLTKENFKRDVIVEHRKKGLQRITDLHPSFMSMTYPLIHPYGEDGYRLGILLADKRGLPHAHILLFLHPTLKSPSTDHIDKLIAAEIPDLEVDPDGYNAVKNFMMHGPCGELNRHCPCMKQGKCTKHFPKKFNDRTNFDADGFPIYKRRNTGTQVKKNGVLLDNRCVVPYNRNLIVKFDAHINVELCNYSRSVKYLFKYVNKGSDRATKTVEYTDTGVEIDEIKRYLDCRYISATEACWRIFKFGIHHREPTVERLPFHLEGQNSIIFEEERRAESVLSTPGIEVTKFTEWFEANKKYTEARELTYSDFPTHFVWNSRDKTWTKRRNSNVVGRIYFAHPASGERLLEDDKEWNDCLAEAALWATGNELRNLFVTILIHCQLTKKQLEAYTLFEIESILLKMGKSLKDIDGMPLTDSALLNNAGNRLINEELEYDKDALKIVHDQSFALLNACQKSAYEAIINSVEKEEGRSFFISEHGGTANTFLWNTIIAKIRLQSRIVLPVAISGIAALLLPNDRTSHSRFHIPLDVSSESICEIKQGSQLAELFLKTSLIIWDEASMVNKFCFEALDKTLREILRVRYENSSDKPFGGLTIVFDDDFRQILPVIPKGTRADIVDASLNSSYLWPFFTIYELKQNMRLYSGRVSDSEAAKISTFDKWLQQIGDGSFYDDINKELIKLPPNVCIKPSNDPIGSIVEAVYPSLLQKYNDPTYLKERAILTPKNEMVHELNDTIIKILPGEGRTYFSSDNVCKASVNTNDEDLLYPTEFLNSLRFSGIPNHDVHLKVGTPAMLLRNLNQSEGLCNGTRLIVMHLGRISTMDKQIIDQRHQTSLNNCQDVKKQPEASLDEMYTRITQMRKEYLKYEQKQLRNELYKGVLPDTTCKE